A genomic region of Methanosarcina thermophila TM-1 contains the following coding sequences:
- a CDS encoding DJ-1/PfpI family protein: MLTGDCAEDYEVKVPQQSLQMLGYKVDISAPNKKVGDMLQLVVHDFTTLDTYIELPGHHISVDIPASEVNVNEYEGLVVPGGRAPEYIRMYDDTLKLVQDFFKAGKPVAVICHGLQLLAAAKVLEGYRVTSYPACAAECRLAGADWQSEPVITDKNLVTAQAWPNHPAWLRAFVELLGAKIKV; this comes from the coding sequence ATCTTAACAGGGGATTGCGCTGAGGATTATGAGGTTAAGGTACCTCAGCAATCACTCCAGATGCTGGGCTACAAGGTGGATATATCGGCACCCAATAAAAAAGTCGGTGACATGCTGCAACTGGTCGTACATGACTTTACTACGCTCGATACCTATATTGAGCTTCCCGGGCATCATATCTCGGTAGATATCCCCGCTTCCGAAGTAAATGTGAATGAATATGAAGGTCTTGTTGTTCCGGGTGGCAGAGCTCCTGAATACATCCGTATGTATGATGATACTCTTAAACTCGTACAGGACTTCTTTAAGGCTGGCAAGCCTGTAGCAGTCATTTGCCACGGCTTGCAACTTCTGGCAGCCGCTAAGGTTCTGGAAGGATATCGGGTAACATCATATCCGGCATGTGCTGCAGAATGCCGGCTAGCAGGTGCTGATTGGCAGTCTGAACCCGTAATTACGGATAAAAATCTGGTAACAGCTCAAGCCTGGCCAAACCACCCTGCCTGGTTAAGAGCCTTTGTCGAACTGCTTGGCGCAAAGATAAAGGTTTAA